Proteins encoded together in one Salmo trutta chromosome 3, fSalTru1.1, whole genome shotgun sequence window:
- the LOC115172021 gene encoding signal-transducing adaptor protein 1 isoform X1, which translates to MTATTRRVYKRRETITALPLYYSGQLLKKYTGQKEFKNFYGELRGSTIFLYTDEMHDTYSEKLDLQMLKSMSMDSPYQNNRSTIYTLTLTNEEVQLKVDNPNTGEEWRGFIMTVATKEIPSNLQLLPGQMLRLEEVLSEEKKRQAPLSPLPYTYHIHPSSGDTYDDALSGIPLCFFPVSRQKAEKMLKENTEYGSIILRPSTDNTNYAITLRQDHPSGPVMKNYKVLSIDTGFIIELDAPVTVPSLGAVLDHFLKATEFRLHPYLVPQTYDTCIDLPLTLPCFPPKPVPRARVAPMIHTKSPKGSTPPSFPKLPIKAKEAGNEYQDADEVLTPDPRPEDLD; encoded by the exons GAATTTAAGAACTTTTATGGGGAGCTCCGTGGATCTACAATCTTTCTGTACACAGACGAGATGCATGACACA TACTCAGAGAAACTGGACCTTCAGATGTTGAAGTCGATGTCGATGGATTCTCCTTATCAAAACAACAGGTCAACCATCTACACTCTCACCCTGACCAATGAGGAAGTGCAGCTAAAG GTGGATAACCCCAAcacaggagaggagtggagaggctTCATCATGACTGTGGCCACT AAGGAGATCCCCAGTAACCTGCAGCTGCTCCCAGGTCAGATGCTGAGGCTGGAAGAGGTTCTGTCTGAGGAGAAGAAGAGACAGGCCCCACTTTCTCCCCTGCCTTACACCTACCATATCCATCCCTCCTCAGGCGACACATATGACGACGCCCTCTCTGGAATCCCCCT ctGTTTCTTTCCTGTGTCTCGACAGAAGGCAGAGAAGATGTTGAAGGAGAACACAGAGTATGGCAGCATCATTCTCCGCCCCTCGACTGACAACACTAACTACGCCATCACCTTGAGACAGGACCACCCCAG TGGCCCAGTGATGAAGAACTACAAAGTGCTTTCCATAGACACAGGCTTCATCATAGAACTAGATGCCCCG GTGACTGTCCCTTCCCTGGGGGCAGTGCTAGATCACTTCCTGAAGGCGACAGAGTTCCGTCTGCACCCATACCTGGTTCCCCAGACCTACGACACCTGCATTG ATTTGCCACTCACATTGCCCTGTTTTCCACCCAAACCGGTCCCCCGGGCGAGAGTGGCACCGATGATCCACACAAAGTCCCCGAAAGGGAgcacccctccctcctttcccaaACTCCCAATCAAAGCCAAAGAGGCAGGAAACGAATATCAGGACGCAGATGAAGTATTAACCCCAG ACCCCAGACCTGAAGACCTGGATTAG
- the ankrd13d gene encoding ankyrin repeat domain-containing protein 13D isoform X2 — MKWEFTSWVPLVSKVCPSDVYRVWKSGSCLRVDTTLLGFEHMTWLKGRRSYIFKGEENGAVVMEVDHDKQVVYTEPLSLSLRDAPSLLAAMLPTQENTAQRLTSPIVSTHLNTRNIAFERNKSGIWGWRSEKSESVSGYEAKVYSATNVELVTRSRTEHLSDQDKSKSKGTKTPLQSFLGIAEQHTAPNGSNVSQCASPHNPTAITAEEYFDPEFQLNERDIGRPVELTSKVQRFKAHLWLSEAHPLSLAEQVTPIIDLMAISNAHFAKLRDFITLSLPPGFPVKIEIPLFHVLNARVTFSNLCGCDEPVSSVTVHTPEEAPEAGQTLRPFHCEVDPSVFEPPPDYTTLGPGRSEPMRDEDDNLLQFAIQQSLLDAGTESDQVTIWEALTNSRPVSGQIQSPLYEDESQLERAIQESLSISLAGGEEGEPADPAPPLSVSPSHPGAYSPPSYSSVAEPRLPGPFPGGNSFDEQLRIAMELSCREQEEMDRARQEEEDELERILQLSLLEK; from the exons ATGAAATGGGAGTTCACCAGttggg TCCCCCTGGTCTCCAAGGTGTGTCCCAGTGATGTGTACCGCGTGTGGAAGAGTGGCTCGTGTCTGCGGGTGGACACCACTCTACTGGGCTTTGAGCACATGACCTGGCTCAAGGGCCGTCGCAGCTACATCTTTAAGGGCGAAG AGAATGGCGCTGTGGTGATGGAGGTGGACCATGACAAGCAGGTGGTGTACACagagcctctgtctctctccctgcgggATGCTCCATCTCTCCTGGCTGCCATGCTGCCCACCCAGGAGAACACCGCCCAGAGACTCACCTCCCCTATCGTCTCCACACACCTCAACACACGCAACATCGCCTTCGAGAG GAACAAGTCTGGCATTTGGGGCTGGCGCTCTGAGAAAAGTGAGTCAGTCAGTGGCTACGAAGCCAAG GTGTACAGCGCCACTAATGTGGAGTTGGTGACCCGATCAAGAACAGAGCACCTGTCGGACCAGGACAAGTCAAAGAGCAAAG gCACCAAGACTCCTCTTCAGTCCTTCCTTGGGATAGCTGAGCAGCATACTGCTCCTAATGGG AGTAATGTTTCTCAGTGTGCCAGCCCCCATAACCCCACAGCCATCACCGCTGAGGAATACTTTGACCCAGAGTTCCAACTCAATGAACGAGACATCGGACGCCCCGTGGAGCTCACCAGCAAAGTCCAGAG gttTAAGGCCCATCTGTGGTTGAGTGAGGCTCACCCTCTGTCATTGGCTGAGCAGGTCACGCCCATCATTGACCTCATGGCCATCTCCAACGCCCATTTTGCCAAACTACGTGACTTCATCACTCTGAGCCTGCCCCCCGGCTTCCCGGTCAAAATAG agatcCCTCTGTTCCATGTGTTGAATGCCAGAGTGACCTTCAGTAACCTGTGTGGCTGTGATGAGCCTGTCAGCTCGGTTACTGTACACACACCCGAGGAGGCCCCCGAGGCTG GGCAGACCCTGCGTCCATTTCACTGCGAGGTGGACCCCTCCGTATTTGAACCACCCCCAGACTACACCACGCTTGGTCCGGGCCGCAGCGAGCCAATGAGAGACGAGGACGATAACTTGCTGCAGTTTGCCATCCAGCAGAGCCTATTGGACGCAGGGACAGAGAGCGACCAG gtgacTATATGGGAGGCTCTGACTAACAGTCGTCCTGTTTCTGGGCAAATACAGTCACCCCTGTACGAGGACGAGTCTCAGCTGGAGAG GGCCATCCAGGAGTCCCTGTCGATCTCATTGGCTGGTGGTGAGGAAGGAGAGCCTGCAGATCCTGCCCCTCCTCTGTCAGTCTCGCCGTCGCACCCCGGAGCCTACTCCCCTccctcctacagctcagtggCTGAGCCGCGGTTGCCGGGGCCATTTCCCGGGGGAAACAGCTTTGACGAGCAGCTACGCATCGCCATGGAACTCTCGTGCAGGGAACAGGAAGAGATGGACAG GGCGaggcaggaggaagaggatgagctGGAGAGGATCCTTCAGCTGTCACTTTTAGAGAAGTAG